The Kroppenstedtia pulmonis genome has a segment encoding these proteins:
- a CDS encoding class I SAM-dependent methyltransferase encodes MSLPSILTMAHNLIQSAVGPGDIAIDATAGNGHDTLFLARLVGNTGQVFSFDIQNEALANSKKRLQEAGLSNRVTFVHAGHEEMIAHIQAHNRKSPIRGIMFNLGYLPKGDPQIITRPASTLRALKQSLELLDAGGMLTVVFYTGHPGGTEEARTALSFLESLTSKQYQIIRYEMLNRNHAPFLVAVYIP; translated from the coding sequence ATGAGCCTTCCTTCGATCTTGACCATGGCACATAACCTGATTCAATCAGCAGTGGGACCAGGAGACATCGCAATTGACGCCACTGCAGGAAATGGTCATGACACCCTGTTTTTAGCCCGATTAGTAGGCAATACCGGTCAGGTATTCAGTTTTGACATTCAAAACGAAGCTCTTGCCAATTCAAAAAAGCGCCTACAAGAGGCAGGACTAAGTAATCGGGTCACTTTTGTCCATGCCGGTCACGAAGAGATGATTGCTCACATTCAGGCACACAATAGAAAGAGTCCGATACGAGGGATCATGTTTAATCTAGGCTATTTACCCAAGGGAGATCCTCAGATCATCACCCGGCCCGCATCCACATTGCGTGCACTCAAACAATCCTTAGAGTTGCTGGATGCCGGCGGAATGTTAACAGTCGTCTTCTATACCGGGCACCCCGGTGGAACAGAGGAAGCCCGGACAGCATTATCTTTCCTGGAAAGCCTTACTTCCAAACAGTATCAAATCATTCGTTATGAAATGCTGAACCGGAATCACGCACCCTTTCTCGTCGCAGTTTATATCCCTTGA
- a CDS encoding TIGR01212 family radical SAM protein (This family includes YhcC from E. coli K-12, an uncharacterized radical SAM protein.) — translation MNTTIQPTPLSWGDKRYHTWNYHLRNQFGEKVFKVPLDGGFTCPNRDGTVAAGGCTFCSPRGSGDFAGDRRDDLVQQFRQVRDRMHQKWPKARYIGYFQAFSNTYAPVEVLRPMYECILKQPGVVGLSIATRPDCLPDDVLDLLEEINQRTYLWVELGLQTIHDQTSDLINRGHDYACFLEGVAKLRSRGIRTCAHIIFGLPQETETMMLETAEACSTMDIQGLKIHSLHLLRKTPMVKQYRDGLVRLLDKDTYIRLVVESLEMMPPDMIMHRVTGDGPPDLMIGPMWSTKKWEALNAIDKELRQRDSWQGKKWSPHKTAILPQQVQS, via the coding sequence GTGAATACCACCATACAACCCACTCCCCTCTCCTGGGGGGATAAACGTTACCATACATGGAATTATCATCTTCGCAACCAATTTGGAGAAAAGGTGTTTAAAGTACCCTTGGATGGCGGGTTTACTTGCCCAAACCGGGACGGAACGGTAGCAGCCGGGGGCTGTACATTTTGCAGCCCACGGGGTTCAGGTGACTTTGCCGGAGATCGACGGGATGATTTGGTACAACAGTTTCGCCAAGTACGGGACCGGATGCATCAAAAATGGCCGAAAGCCCGGTATATCGGTTATTTCCAGGCTTTCAGCAACACCTATGCACCGGTGGAGGTTCTTCGTCCCATGTATGAATGCATTCTGAAACAACCCGGCGTTGTGGGACTCTCCATCGCCACCCGACCGGATTGCCTCCCGGACGACGTGTTGGATTTACTGGAAGAAATCAATCAAAGAACGTACTTGTGGGTGGAGCTGGGATTGCAAACCATACACGATCAAACCTCCGATCTGATCAACCGGGGACATGATTACGCCTGCTTCTTGGAGGGTGTAGCCAAACTGCGATCCCGGGGAATTCGTACCTGTGCCCATATCATTTTCGGACTGCCTCAAGAAACCGAAACCATGATGCTGGAAACCGCTGAAGCCTGTTCCACCATGGATATTCAGGGCTTAAAAATACACTCTCTCCATCTGTTGCGGAAAACGCCGATGGTGAAACAATACCGGGATGGCCTGGTTCGTCTCCTTGACAAGGATACCTATATCCGTCTCGTAGTGGAATCCTTGGAGATGATGCCCCCTGACATGATCATGCACCGGGTTACCGGGGATGGTCCTCCTGATTTAATGATCGGCCCTATGTGGAGTACAAAAAAATGGGAAGCTCTCAATGCGATTGACAAAGAACTGAGACAACGGGATTCCTGGCAGGGCAAGAAATGGTCTCCCCACAAAACTGCCATTCTGCCACAGCAGGTACAATCATGA